From Nitratidesulfovibrio vulgaris str. Hildenborough, a single genomic window includes:
- a CDS encoding FmdB family zinc ribbon protein has protein sequence MPIYEYECPKCGKRFEEIVFGSDVPACPACGSADTRKLLSCASFHVPGGAPSGASSSGGKSCSGCSGGNCSSCG, from the coding sequence ATGCCCATCTACGAATATGAATGTCCCAAGTGCGGCAAGCGCTTCGAAGAGATCGTCTTCGGTAGCGATGTGCCCGCCTGCCCTGCCTGCGGTAGCGCAGACACCCGCAAGCTGCTCTCGTGTGCCAGCTTCCATGTGCCCGGCGGCGCGCCTTCGGGTGCATCGTCGTCCGGCGGCAAGAGCTGCTCCGGATGCTCCGGCGGCAACTGCTCCTCCTGCGGCTAG
- a CDS encoding NAD(+)/NADH kinase, which translates to MHPIRSVLIVTKPGHPTALDLAQDIGVWLTRRGVSCRILEGPGEALPLRQLAADAGLVLVLGGDGTMLGVARRLAGTGVPLLGINLGRVGFLAEVPAGEWAATLERLLAAPLRVERRLALRFGVERGGVEIFQGDAVNDVVINRGALARVITLDIDVDGERLAGLRADGLIISTPTGATGYAVSARGPLMDPALDAFTVTPICPFLGNFPPLVLGGGSVCSVRIREQGTEVHATIDGQEGIALRSGDRITLTGLRDGLCFATLGGGGYCARLRACGFVRDHACTLPDMLPDEGGTSTDV; encoded by the coding sequence ATGCATCCCATTCGTTCTGTACTCATCGTCACCAAGCCCGGTCACCCCACGGCCCTCGACCTCGCGCAGGACATCGGCGTGTGGCTGACGCGTCGCGGCGTATCCTGCCGTATCCTCGAAGGGCCGGGTGAGGCCCTGCCCCTGCGCCAACTGGCAGCCGATGCGGGGCTCGTCCTCGTCCTCGGTGGCGACGGCACCATGCTTGGCGTGGCGCGTCGTCTTGCCGGAACAGGCGTGCCCCTGCTGGGCATCAACCTCGGCCGGGTGGGCTTTCTCGCAGAAGTGCCCGCCGGTGAGTGGGCAGCCACGCTTGAACGGCTCCTTGCCGCACCGCTTCGTGTCGAACGCAGGCTGGCACTTCGTTTCGGCGTCGAACGCGGAGGCGTCGAGATCTTTCAGGGAGATGCCGTCAACGATGTCGTCATCAACCGTGGCGCGCTGGCGAGGGTCATCACGCTCGACATCGATGTCGACGGCGAGCGCCTCGCCGGGTTGCGTGCCGACGGGCTCATCATATCGACCCCGACCGGTGCGACCGGCTATGCCGTCTCTGCGCGCGGGCCGCTCATGGACCCCGCTCTCGATGCCTTCACGGTCACACCCATATGTCCGTTCCTCGGCAATTTTCCGCCACTGGTTCTCGGGGGCGGTTCTGTCTGTTCCGTCCGCATCCGGGAACAGGGAACCGAAGTCCATGCCACCATCGACGGACAGGAGGGCATTGCCCTGCGTTCGGGCGACAGGATAACCCTCACCGGTCTGCGCGACGGTCTGTGCTTCGCCACGCTGGGTGGTGGCGGATACTGTGCGCGGCTGCGCGCATGTGGCTTCGTCCGCGACCATGCCTGTACGTTGCCCGATATGTTGCCCGATGAGGGGGGGACATCGACGGACGTGTGA
- the hemC gene encoding hydroxymethylbilane synthase: protein MKHLVIATRGSKLALWQAEHIKSLIETEHAGKVDVSLKIIKTKGDIILDVPLAKVGGKGLFVKEIEEALLDGSADLAVHSMKDVPMELPEGLFLGCIPEREEPSDTLLSVRYASLDALPHGARVGTSSLRRQSQLLALRPDLDIISLRGNVDTRLRKLMDGEFDAIVMATAGLKRLGLAAPHHEVLAPPRFLPAVGQGALGIEFREDRADLRDMLAFLDHRPTRIRVEAERGFLAGLEGGCQVPIAGHAVMTGDDNFRIEGLVADLKGERVIRRTLEGTGANARNRGLELASQVLADGAAEILDEVYASGAADRQ from the coding sequence ATGAAGCACCTCGTCATCGCAACCCGCGGCAGCAAGCTCGCCCTCTGGCAGGCCGAACACATCAAGTCCCTCATCGAGACCGAACACGCCGGCAAGGTCGACGTCTCGCTCAAGATCATCAAGACCAAGGGCGACATCATCCTCGACGTGCCTTTGGCCAAGGTCGGAGGCAAGGGGCTGTTCGTCAAGGAGATCGAAGAGGCTCTGCTTGACGGCAGTGCCGACCTCGCCGTGCACAGCATGAAGGACGTGCCCATGGAATTGCCGGAAGGCCTGTTCCTAGGCTGCATCCCCGAACGGGAGGAACCGTCCGACACGCTGCTTTCCGTCCGGTACGCAAGCCTCGACGCCCTGCCCCACGGCGCACGGGTAGGCACCAGCAGCCTGCGCCGCCAGTCGCAGCTACTCGCACTGCGCCCCGACCTCGACATCATCTCGTTGCGCGGCAACGTCGACACACGCCTGCGCAAGCTCATGGATGGCGAATTCGACGCCATCGTCATGGCCACTGCCGGTCTCAAGCGCCTTGGCCTTGCGGCACCGCATCACGAGGTGCTTGCCCCGCCCCGCTTCCTCCCCGCTGTGGGTCAGGGGGCACTGGGCATCGAATTCCGCGAGGACAGGGCAGACCTGCGTGACATGCTGGCCTTCCTCGACCACAGGCCCACACGCATCCGCGTCGAAGCCGAACGGGGATTCCTCGCCGGGCTTGAAGGCGGCTGTCAGGTGCCCATCGCCGGACATGCCGTCATGACGGGCGACGACAACTTCCGCATCGAAGGCCTTGTCGCCGACCTGAAGGGTGAACGGGTCATCCGCCGCACGCTTGAAGGAACCGGCGCCAACGCCCGCAACCGGGGGCTTGAACTGGCGTCGCAGGTGCTGGCCGACGGCGCAGCCGAAATCCTCGACGAGGTGTACGCCTCCGGCGCAGCCGACAGGCAGTAG
- a CDS encoding TIGR04283 family arsenosugar biosynthesis glycosyltransferase: protein MPDVLPHPDGPDSTARPWCSVVIPVLHEAVTIAAQVAHVRHVAARCGMEVEVVVADGAKERDTLAALPEGCCTAVASCPGRARQMNAGAGKARGETLLFLHADTHLPPEAFTLLRRARQAGIRAGAFRLGIAATGLWFRLVERLACWRNRLVRTPYGDQAQFFDAALFRAVGGYPDQPLMEDVEVMRRLRKAGERIVILPGRVETSARRWFVEGPLRCTLRNLCLRLLYALGVPAHALSRWYRAHKERP from the coding sequence ATGCCGGACGTGCTTCCTCATCCTGATGGCCCAGACTCCACGGCCCGTCCCTGGTGCAGCGTGGTCATTCCCGTATTGCACGAGGCCGTGACGATAGCGGCGCAGGTCGCACATGTGCGCCACGTGGCGGCACGGTGCGGTATGGAGGTGGAGGTCGTCGTCGCCGACGGCGCGAAAGAGCGCGATACCCTCGCGGCGTTGCCCGAAGGATGTTGCACGGCGGTCGCCTCATGTCCGGGGCGTGCCCGGCAGATGAATGCCGGGGCTGGCAAGGCGCGGGGGGAGACACTGCTTTTCCTGCACGCGGATACGCACTTGCCGCCCGAGGCCTTCACGCTGTTGCGCCGCGCGCGACAAGCGGGGATTCGCGCCGGGGCATTCAGGCTGGGTATCGCCGCGACGGGCCTCTGGTTTCGTCTTGTCGAGCGCCTGGCCTGCTGGCGCAACCGCCTTGTGCGTACACCATATGGTGATCAGGCCCAGTTTTTCGATGCAGCACTGTTCAGGGCTGTCGGTGGCTATCCCGACCAGCCGTTGATGGAAGATGTGGAGGTGATGCGGCGTCTGCGCAAGGCGGGCGAGCGCATCGTCATCCTGCCCGGCAGGGTGGAGACGTCGGCCCGGCGATGGTTCGTCGAAGGGCCCCTGCGATGTACCCTGCGTAACCTCTGCCTGCGCCTGCTGTATGCCCTGGGCGTACCGGCGCACGCGCTCTCGCGATGGTATCGCGCCCACAAGGAACGACCATGA
- a CDS encoding ARMT1-like domain-containing protein yields MKRLPQFDAVSDIRLRKDPYLDAWVYNLMTENNIEHLLNPTLIATPEQLRFMVALDEDQIYMPCSDQTFSLLMQPEKTRELQEQYNRAWRIIMRIARTRSLERSVRRRIMQYCRHRFRLHINQHIIIPSRLVKRLTSIVLTQSGQEDPWAERKQQANRRAADLLDSFTVRRALRQVPDGFDTHGDIVDLRWRLDLAELQRLLYLANAGRAWIDTPPSPLDIEKEFATGCAASGSLGLLFGPETEPRKKVLYLCDPDGGGIFDVAVIKTLLRMGHQVVFALKEGFYFYAPRIWDHEHDPSLKSALEGAFVLHDNVVTKNDLLRHLREHRFVVISDGTRERTNLHRVSVTFARAWKECDVVIARGWRNHHTFGLSSHQFTRDIVMCWFDQQGQYHMECKPRAKGVRKFTEHDLLQKAEDIIQQMREARRAGRSVMFYSCIIGSVPGQTKTAIGVVDAFVRDLRERLDNTFIINPAEHFEEGMDGDDLMFMWERVQRSGLLDVWRFQTVEDIETSFALMGRKVPSAWSGKDSTFSTGCTKEMHIALDLQKKYRELQIIGPSPDKFFRRREYGVGKYFDVGISG; encoded by the coding sequence ATGAAAAGACTGCCGCAGTTCGATGCCGTGAGCGACATACGCCTTCGCAAGGACCCCTATCTCGACGCATGGGTCTACAACCTCATGACCGAGAACAACATCGAGCATCTGCTCAACCCTACGCTCATAGCGACGCCCGAGCAGCTCCGGTTCATGGTGGCCCTCGATGAAGACCAGATCTACATGCCCTGTTCCGACCAGACGTTCTCTCTGCTCATGCAGCCGGAGAAGACACGCGAACTGCAAGAGCAGTACAACCGTGCGTGGCGCATCATCATGCGCATCGCCCGGACGCGGTCGCTCGAACGTTCGGTTCGTCGTCGCATCATGCAGTATTGCAGGCATCGTTTCAGGCTGCACATCAACCAGCACATCATCATCCCTTCGCGTCTCGTCAAACGCCTGACCAGCATCGTACTCACGCAAAGCGGGCAGGAAGACCCGTGGGCCGAGCGCAAGCAGCAGGCCAACCGTCGTGCCGCCGACCTTCTGGACAGCTTCACGGTGCGCCGTGCCTTGCGGCAGGTGCCCGACGGGTTCGATACGCATGGAGACATCGTCGACCTGCGCTGGCGTCTCGACCTTGCCGAACTGCAGCGGCTGCTCTACCTCGCCAATGCAGGCAGGGCGTGGATAGACACGCCGCCCTCGCCACTGGACATCGAGAAGGAGTTCGCCACGGGCTGCGCCGCCTCAGGTTCGCTGGGGCTGCTTTTCGGCCCGGAGACGGAACCGCGCAAGAAGGTGCTCTACCTGTGCGACCCCGACGGGGGCGGCATCTTCGACGTCGCCGTCATCAAGACGTTGCTGCGCATGGGGCATCAGGTGGTGTTCGCCCTCAAGGAAGGGTTCTACTTCTATGCACCGCGCATATGGGACCACGAGCACGACCCCTCCCTCAAGTCCGCGCTGGAAGGGGCTTTCGTCCTGCATGACAACGTGGTGACCAAGAACGACCTGCTGCGCCATCTGCGTGAGCATCGCTTTGTGGTCATCTCCGACGGAACGCGCGAGCGCACCAACCTGCATCGTGTCAGCGTCACGTTCGCCCGTGCATGGAAGGAGTGCGACGTGGTCATCGCACGAGGGTGGCGCAACCACCACACGTTCGGTCTCAGCAGCCACCAGTTCACCCGTGACATCGTCATGTGCTGGTTCGACCAGCAGGGGCAATACCACATGGAGTGCAAGCCCCGCGCGAAAGGCGTACGCAAGTTCACCGAACATGACCTGTTGCAGAAGGCGGAGGACATCATCCAGCAGATGCGTGAGGCGCGCCGCGCCGGGCGCTCTGTCATGTTCTACAGCTGTATCATCGGCAGTGTGCCGGGGCAGACCAAGACCGCCATCGGCGTGGTGGACGCCTTCGTACGCGACCTGCGCGAACGTCTCGACAACACGTTCATCATCAACCCCGCCGAGCATTTCGAAGAGGGGATGGACGGCGACGACCTCATGTTCATGTGGGAACGTGTGCAGCGCAGCGGCCTGCTGGACGTCTGGCGTTTCCAGACCGTCGAGGATATAGAGACGAGCTTCGCGCTCATGGGGCGCAAGGTGCCCTCGGCGTGGTCGGGCAAGGACTCGACCTTTTCGACCGGGTGCACCAAGGAGATGCATATCGCCCTCGACCTGCAGAAGAAGTATCGTGAACTACAGATCATCGGCCCTTCGCCGGACAAGTTCTTCCGCCGCCGCGAGTATGGTGTCGGCAAGTACTTCGACGTGGGCATAAGCGGATAA
- the rpsT gene encoding 30S ribosomal protein S20, with protein sequence MANHKSALKRHKQSLKRAARNRAVRTRIKNVIKDVRIALQQQDKEQAATALVQASAVLDKAASKGVVHWKTAARKISRLTKAVNQVA encoded by the coding sequence TTGGCTAACCACAAGTCTGCCCTGAAGCGGCACAAGCAGAGCCTGAAGCGCGCCGCCCGTAACCGTGCGGTGCGGACCCGTATCAAGAACGTCATCAAGGACGTGCGCATCGCCCTGCAGCAGCAGGACAAGGAGCAGGCCGCCACTGCGCTGGTTCAGGCTTCTGCCGTGCTCGACAAGGCTGCCAGCAAGGGCGTTGTTCACTGGAAGACCGCTGCACGCAAGATCTCCCGCCTGACCAAGGCCGTCAATCAGGTCGCCTAG
- a CDS encoding MFS transporter — translation MPEKAPTLRIGRHLLLVFGITLMVVMGVSSIMPILPDLARTFDMPMSSVGMVFMAFTLPGVVLTPLGGILADRIGRKKVLIPSLLLFAAGGVACAFAPSLPVLLACRFVQGIGAAPLGVLYTTIIGDLYDGNQRMQAMGFNAGVLSLGTAIYPAVGGLLGELGWRVPFLLPLLALPLCFAIARTTFPEPRSSQGMGEYFRSTWGIISSPRAITLFLLTLFTFLILYGPMVTFFPVLADQQFHATPSQIGFVFSIASAGTVLTAVRLGTLARLIRPVRLLLASHGLYALAMVTMPFVPSLWWALAPVFIFGLAQGLNIPNTATLLTDLAPMEGRAAIMAVNGTVLRLAQTIGPVLAGIAFATGGLSGVYTFGAFMAASMAALILARGLR, via the coding sequence ATGCCAGAAAAAGCCCCCACCCTGCGCATAGGCCGCCATCTTCTGCTCGTGTTCGGCATCACCCTCATGGTCGTGATGGGCGTATCAAGCATCATGCCCATCCTGCCCGACCTTGCGCGCACCTTCGACATGCCCATGAGTTCGGTGGGGATGGTGTTCATGGCGTTCACCCTACCCGGTGTAGTGCTCACGCCTCTGGGGGGCATCCTCGCCGACCGCATCGGTCGCAAGAAGGTTCTCATCCCCTCGCTGCTGCTCTTCGCTGCGGGCGGCGTCGCCTGTGCCTTTGCCCCGTCACTCCCCGTACTGCTCGCCTGCCGCTTCGTTCAGGGCATCGGTGCCGCGCCTCTGGGGGTGCTCTACACCACCATCATCGGCGACCTGTACGACGGCAACCAGCGCATGCAGGCGATGGGCTTCAACGCCGGAGTACTCAGTCTCGGCACTGCCATCTATCCCGCTGTGGGTGGTCTGCTCGGCGAGTTGGGGTGGCGCGTCCCCTTCCTGCTGCCTTTGCTTGCACTCCCGCTCTGTTTTGCCATCGCGCGCACGACCTTCCCCGAACCCCGCAGCAGCCAGGGGATGGGCGAGTACTTCCGGTCGACATGGGGCATCATCAGCTCCCCCCGGGCCATCACGCTGTTCCTGCTCACGCTGTTCACCTTTCTGATTCTCTACGGCCCCATGGTGACGTTCTTTCCGGTTCTCGCCGACCAGCAGTTCCACGCCACACCGTCACAGATAGGGTTCGTGTTCTCCATCGCCTCGGCGGGCACGGTTCTCACTGCCGTAAGGCTGGGCACTCTCGCGCGTCTCATCCGCCCCGTGCGCCTCTTGCTCGCCAGCCATGGCCTCTACGCCCTTGCCATGGTGACCATGCCCTTCGTGCCCTCTCTGTGGTGGGCACTGGCACCTGTCTTCATCTTCGGCCTAGCGCAGGGGCTCAACATCCCCAATACGGCTACGCTGCTCACCGACCTCGCCCCCATGGAGGGACGGGCTGCCATCATGGCAGTTAACGGCACGGTGTTGCGTCTGGCACAGACCATAGGCCCCGTGCTGGCAGGAATCGCCTTCGCCACCGGGGGTCTCTCCGGAGTATACACCTTCGGAGCATTCATGGCTGCCAGCATGGCGGCACTCATTCTTGCACGCGGCCTCCGCTGA
- a CDS encoding D-sedoheptulose 7-phosphate isomerase produces MTEEARRIVIEHAVEGTRLRESYFNGNADKVVDGARRMAVTLAKGHKLLFCGNGGSAADAQHLAAEFVNRFQMERPPLPAIALTTDTSIITAIGNDYSFDQIFEKQVQALGNEGDMLVGISTSGNSPNVVRAMHAARERGLATMGLTGRGGGEMAGLCDILFDVDHGRTALVQEVHITIGHLLCGLTDHFLFENVLALQPWLKDATNA; encoded by the coding sequence ATGACCGAAGAAGCACGCCGCATCGTCATCGAACACGCCGTGGAAGGCACTCGCCTGCGCGAGTCCTATTTCAATGGCAATGCCGACAAGGTGGTCGACGGTGCGCGACGTATGGCCGTGACACTGGCAAAGGGCCACAAACTGCTCTTCTGCGGCAACGGCGGCAGCGCGGCAGACGCGCAGCATCTCGCTGCAGAATTCGTCAACCGCTTCCAGATGGAACGCCCTCCCCTGCCTGCCATCGCCCTGACCACCGACACCTCCATCATCACGGCCATCGGCAACGACTACAGCTTCGACCAGATTTTCGAGAAGCAGGTGCAGGCACTCGGCAACGAAGGCGACATGCTCGTGGGCATTTCGACTTCGGGCAACAGCCCCAACGTGGTTCGGGCCATGCATGCCGCCCGCGAACGCGGCCTTGCGACCATGGGCCTCACCGGTCGCGGCGGTGGCGAGATGGCGGGGCTGTGCGACATCCTCTTCGATGTCGACCACGGTCGCACCGCCCTCGTTCAGGAGGTGCACATCACCATTGGGCACCTTCTCTGCGGCCTCACCGATCATTTTCTCTTCGAGAACGTACTCGCCCTCCAGCCGTGGCTGAAGGACGCGACCAACGCATAG
- a CDS encoding TIGR04282 family arsenosugar biosynthesis glycosyltransferase, protein MSDTCVLFFVKYPDPGTVKTRLGEVLGHENAAALYRHFVQDLMLELGRVQADLRVMHAPGDEATARRFKEWLGPQHRYLPQVGSDLGVRMRHAFDEAFAAGYERVVLMGSDVPDYPHELVQKALDDLHQHDVVIGPANDGGYYLIGFRRDTYRPDVFDGIAWSTPEVFEVTRERLQEARCDTLRLPDWNDVDTMWDLNVLYRNNRNSSFRLTASYAALREHDELLRRYDIDLPRVDRSSREVAG, encoded by the coding sequence ATGAGTGACACCTGTGTGCTGTTCTTCGTGAAGTATCCCGACCCCGGAACCGTCAAGACGCGCCTTGGCGAGGTGCTCGGGCATGAGAATGCCGCGGCGCTGTACCGCCATTTCGTACAGGACCTCATGCTGGAACTGGGCCGGGTGCAGGCCGACCTGCGGGTGATGCATGCCCCCGGCGACGAGGCCACGGCGCGTCGTTTCAAGGAATGGCTGGGGCCGCAACACCGTTACCTGCCGCAAGTCGGCAGCGACCTGGGCGTGCGGATGCGCCACGCCTTCGACGAGGCGTTCGCCGCCGGGTATGAGCGGGTGGTGTTGATGGGCAGTGACGTGCCCGACTACCCGCATGAGCTTGTGCAGAAGGCGCTTGACGACCTGCACCAGCACGATGTGGTGATAGGCCCTGCCAATGACGGGGGCTACTACCTCATCGGCTTCCGCCGCGATACCTACAGGCCTGATGTCTTCGATGGCATCGCATGGAGCACCCCCGAGGTCTTCGAGGTGACGCGCGAACGGCTACAGGAGGCACGGTGCGACACCCTGCGCCTGCCCGACTGGAATGACGTGGACACCATGTGGGACCTCAACGTGCTCTACCGCAACAACCGCAACAGTTCCTTCCGTCTGACGGCATCGTATGCCGCATTGCGCGAGCACGACGAGTTGTTGCGCCGTTACGACATCGACCTGCCACGCGTCGACCGCAGCAGTCGCGAGGTTGCGGGGTAG
- a CDS encoding Lon protease family protein has product MARLSPLPARRLRATLDPARIHWETSDGIPRNGHRRPPQPRALQALELALHIRDGGYNVYLSGEPNLGRTYMLREFLAPRTRKSPTPPDLVYVNNFDDPDRPRLIELPAGQGRKLRAALIQALSRIRKEIPSRFENHAVVKKRAALLDKFQTVRSRLFKKMDDVATTQGFNLDMDDQGSLTLYPVIEGKRLSEEEFDKLDNGLRQSLKLKGDKLLQAMTGLMRQLTRAEQDFIEDERSLEREVARNVLDAVLTPVAERFAKACPGKDLPAFFAALRDDIIENLEGFVHRDAGLPHQAASGGDTPPSPFDEYRYDVNLFVDNSATTGAPIIVDDHPTPSNLLGCVERESEMGALVTDFTLIKAGSIHKANGGFLVLHMEDILQHPAAWEGLLRALRSGSARIEDPGDGQDTTKTKGIEPEPLTLRLKVVLIGTEDLYEALLESDDRFPKLFKLKAHLNDATERNAEGIRIYTHRMARIIDEAGLLPFDREAMAGLVDFGSRIIEDQRKLSLKFPLVRELMLEASAHAAMRGKKLVDRAVLDEALQGRVYRANLYEEHFMEEYDRELIKVKTDGEAVGRVNGLSVTWYGNFEFGLPHQISGTVGVGHGGIIDLEREAELGGPIHTKAMMILKSYLVDQFARNKPLVLTGSLCFEQSYAGIEGDSASGAELAALLSAISGVPIKLSLAFTGAVSQSGQIMAVGGVTRKIEGFFEVCCRRGLTGSQGVIIPQDNVDHLMLKQDIVDAVEQGRFAIYPVGHITDALELLTGLQAGRLRKNGKFTPGSLYDRVDRRLDELGRQAEHAFKKRR; this is encoded by the coding sequence ATGGCCAGGCTATCCCCCCTTCCGGCACGACGTCTGCGGGCGACTCTCGACCCTGCCCGCATCCACTGGGAAACCAGCGACGGCATCCCCCGCAACGGACACAGGCGACCGCCGCAACCCCGCGCCCTGCAGGCACTCGAACTTGCCCTGCACATCCGCGATGGTGGCTACAACGTCTATCTGTCGGGTGAGCCCAATCTGGGACGCACCTACATGCTGCGCGAGTTTCTCGCACCGCGTACCAGAAAGTCGCCGACCCCGCCCGACCTTGTCTATGTGAACAATTTCGACGACCCCGACAGGCCGCGCCTCATCGAGTTGCCAGCGGGGCAGGGGCGCAAGTTGCGTGCGGCGCTCATCCAGGCACTCTCGCGCATCCGCAAGGAAATCCCCTCGCGGTTCGAGAACCACGCCGTGGTGAAGAAGCGTGCGGCATTGCTCGACAAATTCCAGACCGTGCGCTCGCGCCTGTTCAAGAAGATGGACGACGTGGCCACCACGCAGGGCTTCAACCTCGACATGGACGACCAGGGCAGCCTCACGCTGTATCCCGTCATCGAGGGAAAGCGGCTGAGTGAAGAGGAGTTCGACAAGCTCGACAACGGGTTGCGTCAATCCCTCAAGCTCAAGGGCGACAAGCTGCTGCAGGCCATGACCGGCCTGATGCGCCAGCTTACGCGTGCCGAACAGGACTTCATCGAAGACGAACGTTCCCTCGAACGCGAGGTCGCCCGCAACGTCCTCGACGCGGTGCTCACCCCCGTTGCGGAACGGTTCGCCAAGGCGTGCCCGGGCAAGGACCTTCCCGCCTTCTTCGCCGCCCTGCGTGACGACATCATCGAGAACCTCGAAGGCTTCGTGCACCGTGATGCAGGCCTGCCCCATCAGGCGGCATCGGGTGGGGACACACCGCCGTCCCCGTTCGACGAATACCGCTACGACGTCAACCTCTTCGTGGACAACAGCGCCACCACCGGGGCGCCCATCATCGTTGACGACCACCCCACGCCCTCCAATCTTCTGGGCTGCGTCGAGCGCGAATCGGAAATGGGGGCACTGGTCACCGATTTCACCCTCATCAAGGCAGGGTCGATACACAAGGCCAATGGCGGCTTTCTCGTGCTGCACATGGAGGACATCCTCCAGCATCCGGCTGCGTGGGAAGGGCTGCTGCGCGCCCTGCGTTCGGGAAGCGCACGCATCGAAGACCCGGGTGACGGTCAGGACACCACCAAGACCAAAGGTATCGAACCTGAACCGCTCACGTTGCGACTCAAGGTCGTACTCATCGGCACCGAAGACCTCTACGAGGCCCTGCTTGAAAGCGACGACCGCTTCCCCAAGCTCTTCAAGCTCAAGGCGCACCTCAACGACGCCACGGAACGCAACGCCGAGGGCATCCGCATCTATACCCACCGCATGGCCCGCATCATCGACGAGGCCGGTCTCCTGCCCTTCGACCGTGAGGCGATGGCTGGCCTCGTGGACTTCGGGTCACGCATCATCGAAGACCAGCGCAAGCTTTCGCTGAAGTTTCCCCTCGTGCGGGAACTCATGCTGGAAGCCTCGGCCCATGCCGCCATGCGCGGCAAGAAGCTGGTCGACAGAGCTGTCCTCGATGAAGCCCTGCAGGGGCGCGTATACCGCGCGAACCTCTACGAAGAGCACTTCATGGAGGAATACGACCGCGAACTCATCAAGGTGAAGACCGACGGTGAGGCCGTGGGACGCGTCAACGGCCTTTCGGTCACGTGGTACGGCAACTTCGAATTCGGTCTGCCGCACCAGATTTCGGGCACCGTGGGCGTCGGGCACGGGGGTATCATCGACCTCGAACGCGAGGCGGAACTTGGCGGCCCCATCCACACCAAGGCCATGATGATCCTGAAGAGCTACCTCGTAGACCAGTTCGCGCGCAACAAGCCGCTGGTGCTCACGGGCAGCCTGTGCTTCGAACAGAGCTACGCGGGCATCGAAGGCGACTCCGCCTCCGGCGCCGAGCTTGCGGCCCTGCTCTCGGCCATATCGGGGGTGCCCATAAAGCTCTCGCTGGCGTTCACCGGCGCGGTGAGCCAGTCCGGCCAGATCATGGCCGTTGGCGGCGTCACCCGCAAGATCGAAGGGTTCTTCGAGGTCTGTTGCAGACGCGGTCTCACCGGTAGCCAAGGGGTCATCATCCCGCAGGACAACGTCGACCACCTCATGCTCAAGCAGGATATCGTCGACGCCGTGGAGCAAGGGCGCTTCGCCATCTACCCCGTCGGGCATATCACCGACGCGCTTGAGCTGCTGACCGGGCTACAGGCCGGAAGGCTCCGCAAGAACGGCAAGTTCACACCCGGTTCGCTCTATGACCGGGTAGACCGGCGGCTGGACGAACTCGGCAGACAGGCCGAGCACGCGTTCAAGAAACGTCGCTAG